In the Streptomyces sp. cg36 genome, one interval contains:
- a CDS encoding phage holin family protein, translated as MSDPSNTAGAERSLGQLVASATAEMSALVHDEIALAKAELRQDVKRGAIGGLAISTAGVLVLFSLPVLSFAAAYGIHNLGLGLAWSFLIVGGAFLLLAGLLALLSVAKFKKVKPPEKSIASAKQTAAVLGGVKPHPRPVTDQAPAVARSSA; from the coding sequence ATGAGCGACCCGAGCAACACCGCCGGCGCCGAGCGCAGCCTCGGTCAGCTGGTCGCCTCGGCGACCGCCGAGATGTCCGCGCTGGTGCACGACGAGATCGCGCTCGCCAAGGCGGAACTGCGCCAGGACGTCAAGCGCGGCGCGATCGGTGGCCTCGCCATCAGTACGGCGGGGGTGCTCGTGCTGTTCTCGCTGCCGGTGCTGAGCTTCGCGGCGGCGTACGGGATCCACAACCTGGGACTCGGCCTCGCCTGGTCGTTCCTGATCGTGGGCGGCGCGTTCCTGCTGCTCGCGGGGCTGCTCGCGCTGCTGTCGGTGGCGAAGTTCAAGAAGGTCAAGCCGCCGGAGAAGTCCATCGCCTCGGCCAAGCAGACCGCCGCCGTGCTCGGGGGCGTCAAGCCGCATCCCCGCCCGGTCACGGACCAGGCCCCGGCTGTGGCACGCTCGTCTGCATGA
- a CDS encoding alpha/beta fold hydrolase: protein MSAADTGTGATGSPGGNGSPVRIDGPWTHRDVAANGARFHIAELGDGPLVLLLHGFPQFWWTWRHQLTALADAGFRAVAMDLRGVGGSDRTPRGYDPANLALDITGVVRSLGEPDAALVGHDLGGYLAWTAAVMRPKLVRRLAVSSMPHPRRWRSAMLSDVAQSRAGSYVWGFQRPWLPERQLVADDAALVGRLMREWSGPVAPEEEAVEVYRRAMTIPSTAHCSIEPYRWMVRSMARPDGIQFNRRMKRPVRVPTLHLHGSLDPVMRTRSAAGSGEYVEAPYRWRLFDGLGHFPHEEDPAAFSAELVNWLKDPEPDR, encoded by the coding sequence ATGAGCGCAGCTGATACCGGTACCGGCGCCACGGGCAGCCCTGGCGGCAATGGCAGCCCCGTCCGCATCGATGGTCCCTGGACACACCGGGACGTGGCCGCCAATGGTGCGCGCTTCCACATCGCGGAGCTCGGTGACGGCCCGCTGGTGCTGCTGCTCCACGGCTTTCCGCAGTTCTGGTGGACGTGGCGGCACCAGCTGACGGCCCTGGCGGACGCCGGGTTCCGGGCGGTCGCGATGGACCTGCGCGGCGTGGGCGGCAGCGACCGCACGCCCCGGGGTTACGACCCGGCCAACCTCGCTCTGGACATCACCGGGGTCGTACGGTCGCTCGGCGAGCCCGACGCGGCCCTGGTCGGGCACGACCTGGGCGGCTATCTGGCGTGGACGGCGGCGGTGATGCGGCCCAAGCTGGTGCGCCGGCTGGCCGTCTCGTCGATGCCGCACCCCCGGCGCTGGCGCTCGGCGATGCTCTCGGACGTGGCGCAGTCGCGGGCCGGTTCGTATGTGTGGGGCTTCCAGCGGCCGTGGCTGCCGGAGCGTCAGCTGGTCGCGGACGACGCGGCTCTGGTGGGGCGTCTGATGCGGGAGTGGTCGGGTCCGGTCGCGCCGGAGGAGGAGGCCGTCGAGGTCTACCGGCGCGCGATGACGATTCCGTCCACCGCGCACTGCTCGATCGAGCCGTACCGCTGGATGGTGCGGTCGATGGCACGGCCGGACGGCATCCAGTTCAACCGCCGGATGAAGCGGCCGGTACGGGTACCGACCCTGCATCTGCACGGTTCGCTCGACCCGGTGATGCGGACGCGCAGTGCGGCGGGCTCCGGCGAGTACGTCGAAGCGCCGTACCGCTGGCGGCTGTTCGACGGGCTGGGCCACTTCCCCCACGAGGAGGACCCGGCGGCGTTCTCGGCGGAGCTGGTCAACTGGCTGAAGGATCCCGAGCCGGACCGCTGA
- a CDS encoding 6-phospho-beta-glucosidase, translated as MRLTILGGGGFRVPLVYGALLRDRAPGRVTEVTLHDVDAPRLASITKVLADQAHGVADAPAVRAATDLDEALRGADFVFSAIRVGGLAGRAADERVALAEGVLGQETVGAGGIAYGLRTVPVAQEIARRVKAVAPGAWVINFTNPAGLVTEAMARHLGERVIGICDSPVGLARRVARTVGADPDAVRLDYAGLNHLGWLHGLYEGEENVLPRLFADDALLTSFEEGRLFGADWLRSLGSVPNEYLHYYYFNREAVAAYQRAERTRGAFLLDQQARFYATVAGSERAWDVWDRTRAEREATYMSENREVSGAGERAADDLESGGYENVALALMRAIARDEPATLILNVRNGSSLSALDAEAVIEIPCLIDASGPRPLPVSQLTGHEAGLVSAVKAVERCVLEAAASGSARTAVKAFALHPLVDSVQVARRLVDGYRDAHPGLAYLRP; from the coding sequence ATGCGACTGACGATCCTCGGCGGCGGCGGTTTCCGCGTGCCGCTCGTGTACGGCGCCCTGCTGCGCGACCGCGCGCCCGGCCGGGTCACCGAGGTCACGCTCCACGACGTGGACGCGCCCCGGCTCGCCTCCATCACCAAGGTCCTCGCCGACCAGGCGCACGGCGTCGCGGACGCGCCCGCCGTGCGCGCCGCCACCGACCTCGACGAGGCGCTGCGCGGCGCCGACTTCGTCTTCTCGGCCATCCGGGTGGGCGGTCTGGCCGGCCGCGCCGCCGACGAGCGGGTGGCACTGGCCGAGGGCGTCCTCGGCCAGGAGACGGTCGGCGCGGGCGGCATCGCGTACGGGCTGCGGACCGTGCCCGTGGCTCAGGAGATCGCCCGCCGGGTCAAGGCGGTCGCCCCGGGCGCCTGGGTCATCAACTTCACCAACCCGGCCGGTCTCGTCACCGAGGCCATGGCCCGCCACCTGGGGGAACGGGTGATCGGCATCTGCGACTCGCCGGTCGGACTGGCCCGCCGCGTGGCCCGTACGGTGGGCGCCGACCCCGACGCCGTACGGCTGGACTACGCGGGCCTAAACCACCTCGGCTGGCTGCACGGGCTGTACGAGGGCGAGGAGAACGTGCTGCCGCGCCTGTTCGCCGACGACGCGCTGCTCACCTCGTTCGAGGAGGGCAGGCTCTTCGGCGCCGACTGGCTGCGCTCACTGGGCTCGGTGCCCAACGAGTACCTGCACTACTACTACTTCAACCGCGAGGCCGTCGCCGCCTACCAGCGGGCCGAGCGCACGCGCGGCGCCTTCCTCCTCGACCAGCAGGCGCGGTTCTACGCGACGGTGGCCGGCTCCGAGCGCGCGTGGGACGTCTGGGACCGCACCCGTGCCGAGCGCGAGGCCACGTACATGTCGGAGAACCGCGAGGTCTCGGGCGCGGGCGAGCGCGCCGCCGACGACCTGGAGTCCGGCGGGTACGAGAACGTGGCGCTGGCGCTGATGCGGGCCATCGCCCGCGACGAACCGGCGACGCTCATCCTGAACGTGCGCAACGGCTCCTCGCTGAGCGCGCTCGACGCCGAGGCCGTCATCGAGATCCCGTGCCTCATCGACGCCTCGGGCCCGCGCCCGCTGCCCGTCAGCCAGTTGACGGGGCATGAGGCGGGCCTGGTCAGCGCGGTGAAGGCGGTCGAGCGGTGCGTTCTGGAAGCAGCCGCGAGCGGGTCGGCGCGGACGGCGGTCAAGGCGTTCGCCCTGCACCCGCTGGTCGACTCCGTCCAGGTCGCACGCCGGCTCGTGGACGGCTACCGGGACGCGCACCCGGGCCTCGCGTATCTGCGCCCGTAA